Genomic segment of Gymnogyps californianus isolate 813 chromosome 16, ASM1813914v2, whole genome shotgun sequence:
aaaaattgacaTCCAGGCCTTCGTGATACTGTTGAGGTAAAGAAGCAGGTTCTTATTAACTaggaaacaaaattcagaaagccCAAGCAGCAAGATTTTCATGTGCTGATGATGCTGGCGAGCCCTGAAAGGAAATGTCTCAGGTCAGACTTTGCAAGGAAAGCATTAAAGTATTAACATTGGTGACTActtaaaagcaagagaaatagACTTTTAACTGCTCCAAACAAATCATACTTGCTGTGCAACTAAGATAAGTGGATGGGTGAATGAACATCGGCTGTATGTAGGTTGAGCATATCTCCATGGAAACTCACTCATCTTCTGAACTCAAAATGTGTTCTGCATGATGATTCAAAATTTAAAGCAGTAGGATAGATTTTTCCCATGTGTAGTGTGTATGTGCCAAATCCCACTACAGAATGGAGGTCTGACCAGCCATAAAATTTAGGATTTTCCTAGGACAATTTGGGGGGAAACAAAcgaaaaatggaaacaagaacAGGTAGGAAGAGATCTGAGGGAATATTTGGCTAATCATATAGCCCCTTTACCTCTGGTCTTGGGCAACTTAAGCAAAATTTTTGAGGATGTTGTAGCTCCTGTTGGAGAAATGGTTTTGCTGAACTCCAGGTAGGTGGAACATTAATACAAGTGCAAGTGTAAGCTGTTCACCATTTTTAGcaagctggaagagaaaaagacttAATAGAAAGAATCAGAGACTAGAAAGAGTTGAGTGtcatgttcttaaaaataacagtttaaaaaccAGCGCAACTCAAGCCAGCCTGCTGAGGTTAAGAAATTGGTTCCAAATCCTTTAGACCTGTGTTCAAATGCCTAATTAGACTTAAAGAACAAATGAACTTAGCATTCATTCATCCCAATACTAACTGGAGCACATTCCAATCTGTGCTCTCCTCCCAATGTGCAACTGTCAGCTCCCGCTTGTGGGAAGCAGAGGTGGAAAAGTGGAGGTATTATAAGCTACATCATCAGAAATGAGGTGTGTTTTGGGTTGTACGAGAGGAGCTTCATATGCAGAGAATCCTCAGGCAAATCACAACCCTTAGTTTGGCACCCTCTCAAAGGCTAAATCAATTCCTTAAAATTAAGAACCCTTTCTTTCTCAGATCTTTTGTGCTGTGACTCCTGCATGGAAGTAAATGCACCTTCCTGTATACTGGCTTGTCTGAAATCCATCAGAGTAAATGGCTTTGATGGGATTTATTGCTTGAGCTGTACAGGGTGACATGCATCCCATCTGCTGAGCTTTATGTTCAGATGCCCTAAACTCTCAAACAGAGAGGCACCTGCAGCTATGACACTGAATTTCAGGGGTAGAAAAGGCACAATCCCATCAGATAATTTGAGCTGGCACATCAGAGAAGTACAACGTGCCCTTTTGTTACATCTCTTCAATTTCATGAGCCTGGACTCTTCTCTGATTCAGGGattcagttttatgtttttataacCAGTGAGAAAGCATCCCTActttataaaaggaaatgtatCTTTTGTTCTCAAAAGTACCAGATTGATGGCTCATGTCAAAAGTTTTATAAGCAGGAAAAAGGCTACTATCTTCTGTAAACCTTTCCACCTGGGTACCTCTGCTGCAGGCTctgaaaggaaggaggcaggTCGAGTCCAACTGAAACATCAAGCtcagcttctctgcagagcaTGCAAGAAGGGCGGGTGCTAGCAAAGAGGTCTGCATGCAAGGTAGTAACTTAGGACCTGCAGGCTGATTTGAAAAAGAATGTTACCTAACAGTGCCCAGTTTCTGCTGATATTGTGCTCAGAATTAAAGGGTGAGACGTTCCATGTTTTCTTACCAAGGCCAGCTTAGAAGTTTCCCAGTGCTCAGAAATTAGGAGAGTGGGATCACATGCAGGCTctaatttaagatttttaaatcctttgaaAAACGGTTAGAACAGCTTTGATGCTGAGAGGCTCCTTGTGCAGCGGCATACTTGGAGCCAGGactgagcagctgtgtggggcaggGACCAGAGCATTAAATAAAGCTACTTGTTGACTGCCTGTAAAATTGGCTTCTAAAGGGAGTGCCACAGAGCACCATCCATTACCAAGTGACAGAGAGTCATTCTCAGCTACTCTGGACAATATCATAATTAAACTCTGTGTGTTCCTGTTCAGTATGGTTAGTTGTGGGTTATTCAGcttaatatttacaaaaaagatAGCTCTCTCCCGTGCCACCTTAACCCTgggctgtttttctctttccttccagatGCTGGAGAGCTCTTCAGTCCTTTTGTTCATtgtcttcctcctgcttttcattttgctgctctttgtgGTGCTCATCAGGAAAAACGGCACTGCTGCCCTTATCTGGAATGAAATAATCCGGGAGAAAATAACCAATTTCATCATGAGTCAGAGCAAAGAACAGAGGATTTTAAATTTCGTGCTGCAGAACGCAGTCCGAGGAGACCCCTGTAGTGTGCTGGACACTATAGATAAGTACTGCTCCCAGAAAGAGTGGGCCATGAATGTGGGTGATGAGAAAGGTAATTGCAGCATGGATCAGCACTTGAAAGATCCTTCAAGACTAGCATAGTACAGGACATCTTATTGTATTCACATGGTAACTTCCAtctgctgccaaaaaaaaaaaaaaatccatgacaGCCTTGTGGTCAGCAGAGTAGTTCTGTAAACAGTAATGCATGCTTGTGTACATGTCTTTGAGGAGGGGTATACAGTGAGTAATCTAGGAAGTCATAGGACCAAATCTGGGTTTGTATGTTGTGTACATTGCAAGTGTGTAAGCAGAGGGTGACAATTTATGGGAAAAATCTAGGGTTGTGTTATACCTCAGTTCCTATACAGGGTGGCCTTAAGGCATAACTCATTATGTTAAGTACTTTCAGATCCTTAACTGAAagacagtaaattaaaaaaaaaaagtattttagactATATGAATTTTGTATACGCAAGCATAAGTTATAAGTTACTGTTGAGGGGAGAAATCCTACCCATGTAGTACCCAAAAGCAGCTATCACACATTGCTACTTAGCAAGTAAATCATCTTGTTCTTGCCTCCTAAAGGAAAATATGtggacaaaacatttttttcttagctgcAGGAAAGTGACAGTCTTTCCAAAAAActgtaatggaaaaatgttAACCTGATCCCTTATGAATTAGACACAAAAGTACCTCTTGCTGGGAAATTGCAGGGGAAATTTGCTTAGTCTGGGATTAACACAGCTAATGAAATATGACTGTAAGCattgtaataaaaatgcttctctGTCATGGGTACCTTTTGTGGAACTAGCTCCTCTGCATACGAGGCTGGGGTGCTTAGGGCAACAGAACAGTAGGTAGTGGCTGAGTAGGAATTCTTAAAGCTCTAAACTTTGATCATTTGGGATTATATTCTTAAAAATTTCACTCTAGTTTTGCTCTGGCAAGATGACCTTTCCTCGGATAAGAGCCGTCAAAACTAATGCATCTTTAATTCCTAAGATTTTGAGAGTGACCACATGATCTCAAGATGCAAGCATCATCATCACACTATTCATAAACAAATGAGACCCAGGAAAATACCATGTAATGAAATGCATATATACATTGAAAAATTCCATGGCTCAGTGTAAAATCCcttcaaatactttttcagaTTAGTTACCTAGTTTCTAGCCATACAAGTAAGAGGAGACAGTTTTCTCACaaataaatccttttcttcagaaggaCTGAATGTAGTACACTGGCACTTCTTTTTGggaacatttttttgttgttaacaATTGACTAGTGTTTTCCATCCCACATATTCATCTAGGGAATCCAAATACTTTGCAACTTTATAACTAgactttttccctttaaaaacaagtatttaGGATAAGAAATGTTGTATCAGACTACTGCATGTAACGTTTGCAACAAACATGAGCACTCAAAATTCAGGAGTTGCATATTTCACAAATATGGccagttgtcatggtttaaccccagtcagcaactaagcaccatgcagccgtttccccctcccccctcccagtggggtgaggaggaggaaaggaaagaaaaaaaaaagtaaaactcatgggttgagataagaacagtttaataactaaagtaaaatagaatactaacaatagtaataatgaaatataataataatagtaatgaaaaggaatacaacagaaaaaggaaggggggggagagaaaaaaaaaccagtgatgcacaatgcaattgctcaccacccgctgaccgatgctcagttagttcctgagccgcgatccgcgcctcccggccaactcccccctgtttatatactgggcatgacgttccatggtatggaatacccctttggctagttcaggtcagctgccccggctatgctccctcccagcttcttgtgcacctgcttgctggcagagcatgggaaactgaaaagtccttggcttaagataagcgctacttagcaacaactaaaacattagagtgttatcaacattattctcacactaaatccaaaacacagcactgtaccagctactaaaaagaaagttaactctgtcccagctgaaaccaggacaccagttTTTGCAATAAGTTCTTGGAAAAAACCACTGCATTTTTCCCTTGTAACACTATAAATATTCTATTTAATTCAGGCACTTCCTTACTCAGAAATGGTTATATTGTGAAagtaagaaagatttttttttttagttaaaagtttgcattttgaaaCTTAGAATGTCCATGATCAACTTGAGCACAGATAAGCCAATTTGCAAAGGATACAGTATATAATTTGACATCAACCCTTAATTTTTTGATGTCCTGAGCAACTGAGTACACAGACTTTGTAAGTTTCTTGTCACTAACTTGCTCTTCTGTATGTGAACCAGTTTGATTTTGTCAAAAGCTAacctatttccattttattcagGTTTAATTCTAGACAAGACAGTGGAAGAGGTCAATCCTTCAGTTGCACTGGAGCTGGGAACATACTGTGGCTACTCAGCAGTTAGGATTGCTCGGCTACTGAAGGCAGGAGCTCGTCTTCTCACTGTGGAGTTCAACCCAGAATTTGCTGCTATAGCTAAACAGATGATTGAGTTTGCTGGAGTACAAGATAAGGTAAATACCATTTGTCTCTGGTTGGTAAGAGGAAGCAATAGACGGAGAGTGGGACTTTATCCATAGAAACAACAATAATAggtttaaatttgttttttacttgTCAAGCAAGTACGACACCCTAAATGTTTGGGAACATGCAGAGTTTAACCATCAGGCTTGATAGCAGGAAAAAGCTACCAGTGTCCATGCAGAGGGCCAAGGTCGTCTGCTCTTTTGTATATACAGTGCAAGTGAGCTGAATTTGTTAGCATCAGTCAGGGCTCCAAGTACAATGCAGATTCAGCTGAGAGTCAGGGTAGAGTTTGAGGCTTGTCAAGATGTGTGTGTGACCAAAACAATCAGGGCTGTTCTCCAAAGTTCTTTGCTATGTGAGTCAGGATGAAGATTTGGAGGGGCAAGACCAGAAACAATCATATACAT
This window contains:
- the COMT gene encoding catechol O-methyltransferase — protein: MLESSSVLLFIVFLLLFILLLFVVLIRKNGTAALIWNEIIREKITNFIMSQSKEQRILNFVLQNAVRGDPCSVLDTIDKYCSQKEWAMNVGDEKGLILDKTVEEVNPSVALELGTYCGYSAVRIARLLKAGARLLTVEFNPEFAAIAKQMIEFAGVQDKVKLLEGPSEEIIPQLKKKYEVDTLDFVFLDHWKDRYAPDTILLQECNLLRKGSVLLADNIIFPGAPEFLSYIRNNPRFQCTNYPSHLEYMKVEDAMEKAVFLG